One genomic window of Wolbachia endosymbiont (group B) of Eucosma cana includes the following:
- a CDS encoding helix-turn-helix domain-containing protein: MELGKKIKELRLYCGLTQTELGKRIGVSYRQIQRYENGSNCVLASRLYDLAKALSIDVADFFTVMHTDSHESYDEEILKLVKEYNKIKSKRLRSVVYTLVKSFSQGYNES, translated from the coding sequence GTGGAATTAGGCAAAAAAATAAAGGAACTTAGGTTATACTGTGGTTTAACACAAACTGAGTTAGGAAAAAGAATAGGTGTTTCATATAGGCAGATACAAAGGTACGAAAATGGTTCAAATTGTGTTTTGGCCAGTAGATTATATGACTTAGCAAAAGCACTATCGATAGATGTTGCTGATTTCTTTACTGTTATGCATACTGACTCACATGAAAGTTATGATGAAGAAATACTAAAATTAGTTAAAGAATATAATAAAATTAAGAGTAAAAGGCTGCGTAGTGTAGTTTATACGTTAGTAAAATCTTTTTCTCAAGGTTACAATGAAAGTTAG
- a CDS encoding helix-turn-helix domain-containing protein, translating into MDTQHPIDKQIGERIRKRRLMCGFSQRDLGKKLGISFQHIQGYETGEVRLVIDSIMHPIN; encoded by the coding sequence ATGGATACACAACATCCTATTGATAAACAAATAGGTGAAAGAATAAGAAAGCGAAGGTTAATGTGTGGTTTTAGTCAAAGGGATTTGGGAAAAAAGCTTGGAATTTCATTTCAGCATATACAAGGATATGAAACTGGAGAGGTAAGGCTTGTAATTGATAGTATAATGCACCCCATAAACTAG
- a CDS encoding IS630 family transposase (programmed frameshift) — protein sequence MALRSKLLDEEVVKSAKEMLKKVRNNAYVSKKLNAVIAAKKYSITSVAKIYCISRKALTSWIKLLKFGREEKLFAPRSRRRKTKLNQAQLQQIEAWIEENPNITIKEMRIRIQEKFDLNISKSTVHRHMQKMKFSYITPRPVHNVQDKSKQEEFKKNLNEVIGKYPEKELFFFDESRFGTHSKVGHGWFKKGTRTRVKIKLGRHNFYLYSAVNPKNGESFSLFAPNVNTDCMNIFLEQMLQYLGTREAVLVMDCASWHKSKNLKVPKNIEIIYLPPYSPELNPVERLWLYIKQNILRNKIYSTIALLESTLCKFLTSLATSTIKQLCSVSYLTPQQ from the exons ATGGCACTCAGATCAAAATTATTGGATGAAGAAGTAGTAAAATCAGCAAAAGAGATGCTGAAGAAAGTAAGGAATAATGCATATGTTTCAAAAAAACTAAACGCTGTAATTGCAGCAAAAAAGTACAGTATAACGTCTGTAGCAAAAATATATTGCATTTCAAGAAAGGCACTAACTTCGTGGATAAAACTCTTGAAATTTGGCAGAGAAGAAAAACTGTTTGCTCCTCGATCACGCCGAAGAAAAACTAAATTAAATCAGGCTCAACTACAGCAAATTGAAGCATGGATAGAAGAAAACCCTAATATTACCATTAAAGAAATGAGAATAAGAATACAGGAAAAGTTCGACTTAAATATTAGCAAATCTACAGTACACCGCCATATGCAAAAGATGAAATTTTCATATATTACACCAAGACCAGTACACAACGTACAAGATAAAAGTAAACAAGAGGAATTC AAAAAAAATCTCAATGAAGTTATTGGAAAGTATCCTGAAAAAGAGCTATTTTTCTTTGATGAATCAAGGTTTGGCACACATTCGAAAGTTGGGCATGGATGGTTTAAAAAAGGTACTAGAACTCGGGTTAAAATAAAGTTAGGTAGGCATAATTTTTATCTCTACAGTGCAGTTAATCCTAAAAATGGAGAGAGTTTTAGCTTATTTGCACCAAATGTTAACACTGATTGCATGAATATATTTCTTGAGCAAATGTTGCAATATCTAGGGACAAGAGAAGCTGTTCTTGTTATGGACTGTGCTAGTTGGCATAAGTCAAAAAATTTAAAGGTACCTAAAAACATTGAGATTATATACCTACCTCCATATTCACCTGAACTTAATCCTGTTGAGAGGCTTTGGTTATATATAAAACAGAACATTTTGCGCAATAAAATATACAGTACTATTGCTTTGCTTGAGAGCACTTTATGCAAATTTCTTACCTCTCTTGCTACTTCTACAATTAAACAACTCTGCTCTGTTTCCTATTTGACTCCACAACAATGA
- a CDS encoding proton-conducting transporter membrane subunit — MDCVFTSLSLPLFITENYLLITALIPLLSALAIFFTSKWPKVNNSVTVASSMLLFAYTSLCTLYLVYGDHPQFILMDFGNNLHISLKLESSGAIFSLLISFLWVLTSIYAICYMQNNYADSNHSSFLCFFSISISCAMFIAFSGDLLTTFIFYELLTISTYPLVTYNSTNESVVAGRYYFGVLFFSSLVLFFPAIGLLYNEFHTLDFVSGGIFKFDTSLITFIAVCFAMLIYGIGKAALMPMHFWLPKAMVAPTPVSALLHAVAVVKSGVFIIIKVILYTFGVDTMQRFVQQNWFAGGWLPYAAGFTIITASLIALKQKELKKLLAYSTISQLSYIILFASIFSELSMRVAIFQLVCHAFAKITLFFVAGSIITKTGEKYIDRIHGIGRSMPISMTAFTIGALSMIGVPPAPTFWSKFLIFQAVFNSSNVTLSIFVALVLIVSTILNALYFLPIIYNAFFLKPSRNYFIKKTPILLVLPPVLTAACTVIIFSVIIYTYNY, encoded by the coding sequence ATGGATTGTGTTTTTACATCTCTTTCCTTGCCACTTTTTATTACTGAGAATTATTTGTTAATTACCGCGTTGATCCCACTTTTAAGCGCATTAGCTATTTTTTTTACTAGTAAATGGCCCAAAGTGAATAATAGCGTTACTGTTGCTTCTTCTATGCTTCTATTTGCATATACATCTCTATGCACTTTATATTTGGTATATGGTGATCATCCTCAATTTATTCTCATGGACTTCGGTAATAATTTGCATATTAGTTTAAAGCTAGAGTCTAGTGGAGCAATATTCAGTTTATTAATATCATTTTTGTGGGTGCTGACCAGTATATATGCAATATGTTATATGCAGAATAACTATGCTGATAGCAATCACTCAAGTTTTCTATGCTTTTTTTCAATATCAATTAGCTGTGCAATGTTTATTGCTTTTTCTGGAGATTTGCTTACTACATTTATTTTTTATGAGCTTCTAACTATTAGTACATACCCTTTAGTTACTTATAACTCAACAAATGAATCAGTGGTTGCAGGGCGCTATTACTTTGGTGTGCTGTTTTTCTCTTCTTTAGTGTTATTTTTTCCTGCAATAGGCCTTTTATATAATGAATTTCATACTTTAGATTTTGTAAGTGGTGGAATATTCAAATTTGATACTTCACTCATAACTTTTATTGCAGTGTGTTTTGCTATGCTAATTTATGGGATAGGAAAAGCTGCGTTAATGCCGATGCATTTTTGGTTACCAAAAGCAATGGTTGCACCAACTCCTGTAAGCGCACTACTACATGCCGTTGCTGTTGTGAAATCCGGAGTTTTCATCATCATAAAAGTCATATTATACACCTTTGGCGTCGATACCATGCAACGTTTTGTGCAGCAAAATTGGTTTGCTGGAGGGTGGCTTCCGTACGCTGCTGGATTTACTATTATTACTGCATCGTTAATTGCATTAAAGCAAAAGGAATTAAAGAAATTGCTTGCTTATTCTACTATCTCTCAGTTGTCATATATTATATTGTTTGCTTCAATTTTTAGTGAACTCAGTATGAGGGTTGCAATTTTTCAATTAGTTTGCCATGCGTTTGCAAAAATTACTTTATTTTTTGTTGCAGGTAGCATAATAACAAAAACGGGTGAAAAATATATAGATAGAATTCACGGTATAGGACGTAGTATGCCAATTAGCATGACAGCATTTACCATAGGTGCATTATCCATGATAGGAGTACCTCCTGCTCCGACCTTTTGGAGCAAATTTCTCATCTTTCAAGCTGTTTTTAACTCTAGTAATGTAACACTTTCTATATTTGTAGCTCTGGTGTTAATTGTCAGTACTATACTCAACGCTCTATACTTCTTACCGATAATTTACAATGCTTTTTTCTTAAAACCTTCTAGAAATTATTTTATTAAAAAGACACCAATCCTTCTAGTTTTACCTCCAGTTCTTACTGCTGCGTGTACTGTAATTATTTTTTCAGTAATCATCTATACTTATAATTATTAA
- a CDS encoding VirB8/TrbF family protein, whose amino-acid sequence MEVESVKNKSYFRKAVEWYCHRYLFCVVERSWMALIALLLLVCLFLSLLNIYLLLPVKKDLNFVKYTNHTEDEFSTIHKLSFSEKEDEYTSIARYLVSQYVEAYESSQIVESKYQENFIKNNSIYKIYQDFQEKVNDEAVSSTRKITNINVTTLSIDRLTKNLVTFAGNATVIFTAEQNKKTKDYAVEVSFTLSNIKATLAGTVPFKFIVNNYKYR is encoded by the coding sequence ATGGAAGTTGAATCAGTAAAAAACAAAAGTTATTTCAGGAAAGCAGTAGAATGGTATTGCCACAGATACCTGTTCTGCGTTGTAGAAAGATCTTGGATGGCGTTAATAGCGTTACTTCTCTTAGTATGTTTATTTTTATCATTACTAAACATATACCTATTACTTCCTGTTAAAAAAGATTTAAATTTTGTGAAGTACACGAACCACACAGAAGATGAGTTTTCTACAATACATAAACTTAGTTTTAGTGAAAAAGAAGATGAATACACTTCCATAGCAAGGTACTTGGTAAGTCAATACGTTGAAGCATACGAGTCCTCTCAGATCGTTGAATCAAAGTATCAAGAAAATTTTATAAAAAACAATTCTATATATAAAATCTATCAAGACTTTCAGGAAAAAGTAAACGATGAAGCTGTTTCATCCACAAGAAAAATTACCAACATAAACGTAACAACATTATCTATTGACCGGTTGACCAAGAACTTAGTTACATTTGCTGGAAACGCTACTGTAATTTTTACAGCTGAGCAAAATAAGAAAACGAAAGATTATGCTGTGGAAGTTAGCTTCACTTTGTCAAATATAAAAGCAACTCTAGCTGGAACAGTACCATTTAAATTTATTGTTAATAATTATAAGTATAGATGA
- a CDS encoding DNA polymerase III subunit delta': protein MKKVIGHNQAKKKIMNNLSVQSWLICGKKGIGKATLAQSFSNWFLIKNYDEVALDLHIVEGDTIGVEKVREMKNFLYLSPIQSEYKIAIIDSLEAMTSNAKNAILKILEEPPQNSKIFVISHKPYDVQTTIRCRCFQLNLLPLTYDETKQVVSSQCKFDDKIFSEIITLFPGTPGVIINAINSGAYESHKHFYTFFRNLNNSDIVNKIINSEIELELASHIIQTSILKSIKKEVNNVEILLSQWKEIDELFVAAKQFRLDKKHVLANVVNIMTQKYNTFNINS, encoded by the coding sequence ATGAAAAAGGTGATAGGCCACAACCAAGCAAAAAAAAAGATAATGAACAACTTGTCTGTTCAATCTTGGCTGATCTGTGGTAAAAAAGGCATAGGAAAAGCAACACTTGCACAATCCTTTTCTAATTGGTTTCTTATCAAAAATTACGATGAAGTAGCATTAGACTTACACATTGTTGAAGGTGATACAATAGGAGTGGAAAAGGTGAGAGAAATGAAAAATTTTCTGTACCTAAGCCCCATTCAATCAGAATATAAGATAGCTATAATAGATAGCTTGGAGGCAATGACTAGCAATGCTAAAAATGCAATATTAAAGATATTAGAGGAGCCGCCACAAAATTCTAAAATATTTGTAATTAGCCATAAGCCATATGATGTACAAACCACCATCCGGTGTAGGTGTTTTCAGCTGAATTTACTTCCATTAACTTACGATGAAACAAAGCAGGTTGTTTCATCTCAGTGTAAATTCGACGATAAAATATTTAGTGAGATCATTACTTTGTTTCCTGGAACTCCGGGAGTAATAATAAATGCAATAAACAGTGGTGCTTATGAGTCACATAAGCATTTTTATACATTTTTCCGTAATCTAAATAATTCTGATATAGTTAATAAAATAATTAATAGTGAGATTGAGCTAGAACTAGCATCACATATAATTCAAACCTCCATTTTAAAAAGTATAAAGAAAGAAGTAAATAATGTTGAAATTCTACTAAGTCAATGGAAAGAAATAGATGAACTTTTCGTTGCTGCAAAGCAATTTCGCTTAGATAAAAAGCATGTTTTAGCTAATGTAGTTAACATCATGACACAAAAATATAATACTTTTAACATAAATTCATGA
- a CDS encoding L-threonylcarbamoyladenylate synthase gives MVFEVINAIKNNLLACFPTETVYALSCNALGNESIEKIYRIKKRSQNKPLSVFVSNIDSLINIAKVKEEYIDLINYFSPGPMTYILPLQDNSILPNEFFKDSIGIRIPDHPIAISILNELKTPVVATSINISGEKSICKARDIPQSIKQHLSAVIEDDELVSGIESTIIDLTGDKIKVLRKGKISLQTINNEFSN, from the coding sequence ATGGTATTTGAAGTAATAAATGCAATAAAAAATAATTTGTTAGCATGCTTTCCAACAGAGACAGTATATGCTCTTTCTTGTAATGCGCTAGGTAACGAATCTATAGAAAAAATATATCGAATAAAAAAGCGTTCTCAAAACAAGCCGCTCTCTGTATTTGTTAGTAATATTGATAGTTTGATAAATATAGCAAAGGTAAAGGAAGAGTATATCGATTTAATAAACTATTTTTCTCCTGGACCAATGACCTATATTTTACCACTTCAAGATAACAGTATATTACCAAATGAGTTCTTTAAAGATAGTATAGGCATAAGAATTCCTGATCATCCTATTGCGATTTCAATATTAAATGAACTGAAAACTCCAGTAGTTGCAACTAGTATTAACATTTCAGGAGAAAAAAGTATATGCAAAGCAAGAGATATACCTCAGTCTATTAAGCAACACTTATCTGCAGTAATTGAAGATGATGAATTAGTTTCTGGTATAGAATCTACTATTATTGACTTAACTGGAGACAAGATTAAGGTTTTAAGAAAAGGTAAAATTTCATTACAAACAATAAATAACGAATTTTCAAACTAA
- a CDS encoding recombinase family protein — MNKIPVITRTGKRYWKRSTIWNMLKNPAYIGQAAYGKTKTCSKPQVKKSKKGTCGKLKSGRFNSDKENWTYIPVPKIINENLFDSVQTQLAENRQRARVRQRRETYLLQGLMVCQRCQYTYCGTNHIHKKSTYYYYRCSGTNSSKFNGNKICDNKSIRTDILDGVIWEEVKSILKEPDRIANEYQRRLSENKKPLHNQTREKQESKLRLSIKKFIDSYSKGFISQEEFEPRITTMKQHLKEIEEEKEKVLDQKKLQQELSLVTDSLKNFSSSVESKLDLVDWQTKQNIIRMLIHQIEINHNHLYIVFRIKSLANLDQNRHNRIMQCCTSSQNEQLLIKFTVSIQQ; from the coding sequence CTGAATAAGATACCGGTAATAACACGAACAGGAAAAAGGTATTGGAAAAGGAGCACTATTTGGAACATGTTAAAAAATCCTGCTTATATAGGACAAGCAGCTTATGGTAAAACTAAGACATGCTCAAAACCACAAGTAAAAAAGTCAAAAAAAGGAACTTGTGGTAAACTTAAAAGTGGTCGCTTTAATAGTGATAAAGAGAATTGGACTTATATTCCAGTACCAAAAATAATCAATGAAAATTTATTTGATTCAGTGCAAACACAATTAGCTGAAAATAGACAAAGAGCAAGAGTACGGCAAAGAAGAGAAACATATTTATTACAAGGTTTAATGGTATGCCAACGTTGTCAATATACTTATTGTGGTACAAACCACATCCATAAAAAGTCGACATATTATTACTATCGTTGCTCTGGTACAAACTCTAGCAAATTTAATGGCAATAAAATCTGCGATAATAAATCAATACGCACTGATATATTAGATGGAGTTATATGGGAAGAAGTTAAGAGTATATTAAAAGAGCCAGATAGGATTGCAAATGAATATCAACGTAGATTGTCAGAGAACAAAAAACCTTTACATAATCAAACACGTGAAAAGCAAGAAAGTAAGCTAAGATTAAGTATCAAAAAATTTATTGATAGCTATTCTAAAGGGTTTATAAGCCAAGAAGAATTTGAACCAAGAATTACAACAATGAAACAGCATTTGAAAGAAATTGAGGAGGAAAAAGAAAAAGTACTTGATCAAAAGAAATTACAACAAGAATTGAGCCTTGTTACAGATAGCTTGAAAAACTTTTCCTCAAGTGTTGAATCAAAACTTGATCTGGTAGATTGGCAGACTAAGCAAAATATTATCAGAATGTTAATTCATCAAATTGAAATCAATCACAATCACTTGTATATAGTGTTTCGCATAAAAAGTCTTGCAAATCTTGATCAAAATAGGCATAATAGAATTATGCAATGTTGTACTAGCAGTCAAAACGAGCAGTTGCTAATAAAATTTACTGTAAGTATACAACAGTAG
- a CDS encoding IS3-like element ISWpi17 family transposase (programmed frameshift): MATKKYEPELKAKIALEAIKNQKSTAEICSEYKIPSTNLYDWRDRVLARLKDLFVEESESARKQRILAQEIESLHKVIGELTVENSYLKKKFTEISKKDRVRFIEKDSDLSIRKQADLLGICRSSLYYRPIINNESEVANLIQEVYLASDCRYGYRKITAEIIASGVVVNHKKILRIMKKMKISGLYCRKRCNTSIKEKKHKIYPYLLKDLIICRVNQVWATDITYIMVEGKFIYFVAIMDLYSRYIIAHSLSPYLDAGFCLYTLKEALKQGKPEIFNSDQGVQFTSYNFIMELERANIKISMDHKGRCFDNIFVERLWRTLKQEAIYYYRPNSIRDLNLIINDFVAWYNYRRRHQTLHYKVPADLYYHKQ, translated from the exons ATGGCAACAAAAAAATATGAACCAGAGTTAAAAGCAAAGATAGCTTTGGAAGCAATAAAAAATCAAAAAAGCACAGCTGAGATATGTAGTGAATATAAAATACCATCAACAAATCTATATGATTGGCGTGATAGAGTATTGGCAAGGTTAAAAGACCTATTTGTTGAAGAAAGTGAAAGTGCGAGAAAACAAAGAATCTTAGCGCAAGAAATAGAAAGTTTACATAAAGTAATAGGAGAATTGACAGTGGAAAATAGCTATTTGAAAAAAAAAT TTACTGAAATAAGCAAAAAAGATAGAGTAAGGTTTATAGAAAAAGATTCTGATCTGTCAATTAGGAAACAGGCTGATTTATTGGGGATTTGCAGATCTAGCCTATATTATAGGCCTATAATTAATAACGAAAGTGAAGTAGCAAATTTGATTCAAGAAGTATATTTGGCTTCTGATTGCCGTTATGGATATCGTAAAATTACTGCTGAAATCATAGCGAGTGGAGTAGTAGTCAATCACAAAAAAATCTTAAGAATTATGAAAAAAATGAAGATTAGTGGGCTGTATTGTAGAAAAAGATGTAATACAAGTATTAAAGAAAAAAAGCATAAAATATATCCTTATTTACTCAAAGATTTGATTATTTGTAGAGTTAATCAGGTATGGGCTACTGATATAACATATATTATGGTAGAAGGTAAGTTTATCTATTTTGTGGCAATAATGGACTTGTATAGTCGCTATATTATTGCTCATTCATTATCACCATATCTCGATGCTGGATTTTGCCTTTATACTCTCAAAGAAGCTCTAAAACAAGGTAAACCTGAGATTTTTAATAGTGATCAGGGGGTGCAGTTTACTAGCTACAACTTTATTATGGAATTAGAGCGTGCTAATATTAAAATCAGTATGGACCATAAAGGACGTTGCTTCGACAATATATTTGTTGAGCGCTTATGGAGAACTTTAAAGCAAGAAGCTATATATTATTATAGACCAAATAGTATCAGAGATTTAAATCTTATAATAAATGATTTTGTTGCTTGGTATAACTATAGAAGGCGACATCAGACTCTACATTATAAAGTTCCTGCTGATCTTTATTATCATAAACAGTAA
- a CDS encoding IS110 family transposase, with amino-acid sequence MKHYSGLDVSLKETFISIIDEKGKIVKEGVVASESSAIAEFLLGQNKKYESIGIESGQLSISMCKELRNLGLPVTCVDARHMAAALSARINKNDKNDARGIAQMMRVGLFKEVLVKSDEACQVKIILGSRRQLIRCREQIAGTIRGLLKIYGIKVNQRLSSANFALKVQEMVNNLDEISQTSIESLVHSLEIIEESTRKLDKMLSEQSKKDEDCKLLTTVPGVGIIVAMTYKAAIDDLHRFETSYTVGAYMGLSPRQYASGEIDRHGSISKMGPVDCRNMLYEAAQVLLVKCKRTFKLRSWGLKLKKKKGMKKAIVAVARKLAVIMHKMLIDRKEFCYQ; translated from the coding sequence ATGAAACATTATAGCGGGTTAGATGTCTCACTCAAAGAAACTTTTATTAGTATCATTGATGAGAAAGGAAAAATTGTTAAAGAAGGGGTTGTTGCAAGTGAAAGCAGTGCAATAGCTGAGTTTCTGCTTGGTCAAAACAAAAAATACGAGTCCATAGGAATAGAAAGCGGGCAATTATCAATATCGATGTGCAAAGAGTTGAGGAATCTTGGATTACCAGTAACTTGTGTAGATGCAAGGCATATGGCAGCAGCATTATCTGCGAGAATCAATAAGAATGATAAAAATGATGCAAGAGGCATAGCACAAATGATGAGAGTTGGGCTATTTAAGGAGGTATTAGTAAAATCAGACGAAGCTTGTCAGGTTAAAATAATACTTGGAAGCAGAAGACAATTAATACGTTGCAGAGAGCAAATTGCGGGAACAATAAGGGGATTACTGAAAATATACGGGATAAAAGTTAATCAACGTCTTAGTTCTGCAAACTTTGCTTTAAAAGTGCAAGAAATGGTTAATAATCTAGATGAAATTAGCCAAACCTCAATTGAATCATTAGTACATAGTTTAGAAATAATAGAAGAATCAACAAGAAAACTTGATAAAATGCTCTCAGAACAAAGCAAAAAAGATGAGGATTGTAAATTATTAACTACTGTTCCAGGAGTTGGTATTATAGTAGCAATGACATATAAAGCTGCAATAGATGATCTGCATAGGTTTGAAACATCTTATACAGTTGGAGCCTATATGGGATTAAGTCCAAGACAGTACGCTTCTGGTGAGATTGATCGACACGGAAGTATATCAAAAATGGGACCAGTGGACTGTAGGAATATGTTATATGAAGCCGCGCAGGTCTTACTGGTAAAATGTAAAAGGACATTTAAATTAAGAAGCTGGGGATTGAAGCTTAAAAAGAAAAAGGGCATGAAAAAAGCAATTGTTGCAGTAGCAAGAAAATTAGCCGTGATTATGCACAAGATGCTAATCGATAGAAAAGAGTTTTGCTATCAATAA
- a CDS encoding exodeoxyribonuclease III: protein MLKIATWNVNSIRKRINQLCSFIVDSQIDIVLLQEIKCTEEQFPYAEIEELGYEYAVYGQVARNGVCVLSKYPILEKFKIDIVESHQEARYIECVIKHTNNKVRVGSVYVPNGQSPDSHTFEYKLKFFDNLYERMGTLLKNEELTIIAGDYNVALDEIDVFDSNLLNGQVCFHIKEREKLRAILNLGFKDAFRISHLNLQQFTWWHYQGNSLRNNQGMRIDHMLLSPQAADKLETCYIDDRLRKLENPSDHTPVVCVIKQ, encoded by the coding sequence ATGCTAAAGATTGCAACTTGGAATGTAAACTCCATACGTAAAAGAATTAACCAACTTTGTAGTTTTATAGTTGATAGTCAGATAGATATAGTTTTGCTGCAAGAGATAAAATGTACAGAAGAGCAATTTCCTTATGCAGAGATAGAAGAATTAGGATATGAATATGCTGTCTATGGACAGGTTGCAAGAAATGGTGTTTGTGTTTTATCTAAATATCCAATACTGGAGAAGTTTAAAATTGATATTGTAGAGAGTCATCAAGAAGCACGTTATATAGAGTGTGTGATAAAACACACCAATAATAAGGTAAGGGTAGGAAGTGTATACGTTCCAAACGGTCAAAGCCCAGACTCTCATACTTTTGAGTATAAACTCAAGTTTTTTGATAACCTATATGAAAGGATGGGCACTTTGTTGAAAAATGAAGAGTTAACTATTATAGCTGGCGATTATAATGTTGCACTGGATGAAATTGATGTTTTTGATTCAAATTTATTAAATGGCCAAGTGTGCTTTCATATAAAAGAGCGTGAGAAATTAAGAGCGATCTTGAATCTTGGTTTTAAAGATGCATTTAGAATATCTCACCTCAACTTACAACAATTCACTTGGTGGCATTATCAAGGTAATTCACTCAGAAACAATCAAGGAATGCGAATAGATCATATGCTGCTATCGCCACAAGCTGCAGATAAATTGGAAACATGTTACATAGATGATAGGTTGCGTAAACTAGAAAACCCATCTGATCATACTCCTGTTGTATGTGTTATAAAACAATAA
- a CDS encoding uroporphyrinogen-III synthase → MKSILLTRPLLDSLSTRSTLKKYGYKVFIEPVFTIKYLNPDISTYEFDVVISTSKNSVKAFSQICKEDNFSIITVGNSTMQAAKNLGFSDIISADSNVDGLISFIKSHYSNAIKFLYIRGQEVSCDLKKRLSEEGFNVREVVLYKTITKRSLTNRCKNLLLDGKIDSIAFFSSQTARVFCSLVLKSGLSPVMNNTVAYTMSKNIADSLKLIKWKKIITSRLPTGESLIDIINKDC, encoded by the coding sequence ATGAAGTCTATTTTATTGACAAGGCCTTTATTAGATTCGTTGAGCACAAGAAGCACGCTAAAAAAATATGGATACAAAGTTTTTATAGAGCCAGTATTCACAATAAAGTACTTAAATCCTGATATATCTACGTATGAATTTGACGTTGTGATATCTACAAGTAAAAACAGTGTAAAGGCTTTCAGTCAAATATGCAAAGAGGATAACTTTTCGATTATTACAGTTGGTAATTCAACTATGCAGGCTGCAAAAAATTTGGGATTTTCCGATATAATCTCAGCAGACAGCAACGTTGATGGTCTGATATCATTCATAAAATCTCATTATTCAAATGCAATAAAGTTCTTATATATAAGGGGACAAGAAGTATCATGTGACCTAAAAAAAAGATTATCTGAAGAAGGTTTTAACGTAAGAGAAGTTGTACTCTATAAAACAATTACTAAAAGGAGTCTAACTAATAGGTGTAAAAATTTACTATTGGACGGTAAAATTGATAGCATTGCTTTTTTTTCCTCACAAACTGCAAGGGTATTTTGTTCATTAGTTCTAAAAAGTGGGCTATCTCCTGTGATGAATAATACAGTTGCATATACCATGAGTAAAAACATTGCTGATAGTTTAAAGTTAATCAAGTGGAAAAAAATTATAACATCGAGGTTGCCTACAGGGGAGAGTTTAATTGATATAATTAATAAGGATTGTTGA